One part of the Spirochaetota bacterium genome encodes these proteins:
- the selD gene encoding selenide, water dikinase SelD: MGPEDLSKVMKNLEVPENDNVIVGLETNDDAGVYRLTDDIALVQTIDFITPIVDDPFIYGQIAACNSLSDIYAMGGKPLTALNIVCFPTKKFSLDILAKIINGGHSILKRAGVAILGGHSVEDNEIKYGLSVTGIVHPEKVIQNNGLKRGDAIILTKPLGTGIIGTAVKGGIAEDEILSAYINSMTMLNNTASDIMKNYTIHACTDVTGFGLIGHLKEMLGNDNIEITVNSDKLPILPSAAGYASMGLIPGGMYRNRDYIGKLCSINRDVKSEIADIIFDPQTSGGLLLGLPEAEAPCLLKELHSGGIQKAEMIAKVKSDLQKKIIVI; encoded by the coding sequence ATAGGTCCGGAGGATCTATCAAAGGTTATGAAGAACCTTGAGGTTCCAGAAAATGATAATGTGATCGTTGGACTTGAAACAAATGATGACGCCGGTGTTTATCGTTTAACAGATGACATAGCGTTAGTTCAGACCATCGATTTTATCACCCCAATCGTGGACGATCCATTTATTTATGGCCAAATAGCTGCATGCAACAGTCTTTCAGATATTTATGCCATGGGAGGCAAGCCCCTAACAGCTTTGAATATTGTATGTTTCCCTACTAAAAAATTCAGTTTGGATATACTCGCCAAAATTATTAATGGCGGCCACTCAATACTAAAGAGAGCCGGTGTGGCAATTCTCGGCGGTCACAGCGTAGAGGATAATGAAATAAAATATGGCCTTTCAGTAACCGGAATTGTACATCCGGAAAAGGTAATTCAGAACAATGGTCTAAAGAGAGGGGATGCGATTATTCTTACTAAACCCCTTGGAACAGGCATAATTGGCACGGCTGTTAAGGGTGGAATTGCAGAGGATGAGATATTGTCCGCATATATAAACTCAATGACTATGTTGAATAACACTGCCTCCGATATAATGAAAAATTATACTATTCATGCCTGTACAGATGTAACTGGATTCGGATTGATTGGGCATCTGAAGGAGATGCTTGGCAACGATAATATTGAAATTACTGTTAACTCAGATAAACTACCAATACTTCCAAGCGCAGCGGGCTATGCTTCAATGGGGCTTATTCCTGGCGGCATGTATAGAAACAGGGATTATATTGGCAAACTATGCTCTATCAACAGGGATGTAAAATCTGAGATAGCGGATATCATTTTTGATCCTCAAACCTCTGGAGGTCTATTATTAGGATTACCAGAAGCTGAGGCTCCATGTCTATTAAAGGAATTGCATTCAGGGGGGATACAAAAGGCTGAAATGATTGCCAAAGTGAAATCTGACCTACAGAAGAAAATAATTGTCATATAG
- the serC gene encoding 3-phosphoserine/phosphohydroxythreonine transaminase, producing the protein MARIYNFAAGPSTLPLPVLDEARDKLVDYEGSGMSLLEMSHRGKIYSRVHDEAISLSREILKIPDDFHILFLQGGATLQFGMIPMAFLKDGMKADHVLTGSWSKKALDDGRNIGQINVIWDGKNENYSRIPTQKELHFTRDAVYVHICSNETIGGIEWDYFPDAGEIPVVIDMSSDIMSRPLPWERIDMIYAGTQKNLAPSGMALVIIRKGFVERARRDLPAYFRYDLHIEKDSLYNTPPSFVIWMMNLTLKWIGSIGGMNEIERRRDEKAGMLYELIDNCGGFYRNPVDIKSRSKMNIVFRLPDEKLESNFLEEAEKEGLSGLKGHRSVGGCRASIYNAMPVEGVRALVDFMKYFMKNNG; encoded by the coding sequence ATGGCAAGAATATACAATTTTGCGGCAGGTCCATCCACACTACCATTACCGGTTTTAGATGAGGCTAGAGATAAATTAGTGGATTATGAGGGATCAGGCATGTCGTTGTTAGAAATGAGTCATAGGGGTAAAATATACAGTAGGGTACACGATGAGGCGATATCATTGTCGCGTGAGATATTAAAAATTCCGGATGATTTTCATATTCTCTTCCTGCAGGGTGGGGCAACGCTACAATTTGGGATGATCCCCATGGCTTTCTTAAAGGATGGGATGAAGGCTGACCATGTATTGACCGGATCCTGGTCTAAGAAGGCTCTTGATGATGGCAGGAATATTGGGCAAATTAATGTAATTTGGGATGGCAAGAATGAGAATTATTCAAGAATTCCAACTCAAAAAGAGCTGCACTTCACAAGGGATGCGGTTTATGTTCACATCTGTTCAAATGAGACAATAGGTGGAATTGAATGGGATTATTTCCCTGATGCTGGTGAAATACCAGTTGTAATTGATATGTCCTCAGATATTATGTCTCGTCCCTTGCCATGGGAAAGAATTGACATGATCTATGCTGGAACACAGAAAAATCTGGCTCCATCTGGGATGGCATTAGTAATAATTAGAAAGGGCTTTGTAGAGAGAGCTAGAAGAGATCTGCCTGCATATTTTAGGTATGATCTACATATTGAGAAGGATTCTCTATATAATACTCCACCATCCTTTGTCATATGGATGATGAATCTAACCCTAAAATGGATAGGGTCAATAGGTGGCATGAATGAGATAGAGAGACGAAGAGATGAGAAGGCAGGAATGCTATATGAATTGATAGATAATTGCGGAGGATTCTATCGGAATCCGGTTGATATTAAGAGCAGATCAAAGATGAATATTGTATTCCGTTTGCCAGATGAAAAATTGGAGAGCAATTTCTTAGAGGAAGCTGAGAAGGAGGGGTTGAGCGGCCTGAAAGGACATCGGTCTGTTGGTGGATGCAGGGCCTCAATATACAACGCTATGCCTGTGGAGGGAGTTCGGGCTTTAGTAGATTTCATGAAATATTTTATGAAAAACAATGGATAA
- a CDS encoding alpha-isopropylmalate synthase regulatory domain-containing protein: MLNIDIQDATKALTIARSLKKYTPPFQIVDGYRLIDNGVDPEATVQIEANGNYIYEASTGKGPVDALAKVLKKALTPLFPKIDNVELIDYRANILDAQRGTSTDVEVTIIFSDGEDVWRVYSLSENINAASFRVLLDGFEYAILKEVMK, translated from the coding sequence ATGCTGAATATTGATATACAGGATGCAACAAAGGCCTTAACCATAGCACGCTCATTAAAGAAATACACCCCGCCCTTTCAAATAGTTGATGGATACAGGCTTATTGATAATGGCGTTGATCCGGAAGCGACTGTACAGATTGAAGCAAATGGTAATTATATTTACGAGGCATCAACTGGCAAGGGTCCGGTTGATGCGCTTGCAAAGGTATTGAAAAAGGCTCTAACCCCACTCTTTCCTAAAATAGATAATGTAGAGCTTATTGATTATCGGGCTAATATACTGGATGCTCAGCGGGGCACCAGCACAGACGTTGAGGTTACTATTATATTCTCTGATGGGGAGGACGTGTGGAGGGTATATTCTCTTTCTGAAAACATCAATGCTGCCTCATTTCGTGTCCTCCTTGATGGATTCGAGTATGCAATATTAAAGGAGGTTATGAAATAG
- the yedF gene encoding sulfurtransferase-like selenium metabolism protein YedF codes for MAKEIDARGLACPQPVILAKKAIEDCDTVVVIVDNSAAIENVTRMAESGGYDVNIERKQEDTHIHIKRKSKGISESNEKSIQGSNSGSVVIVISEDRMGRGDEQLGYILIRSFIHTLIEASSRPNVLIFFNSGVKLTIKDSEVIEDLQILESNGVDILVCGTCLNYFKLTDEIAAGQVSNMYDITEAMLGAGRLVTV; via the coding sequence ATGGCTAAAGAGATTGATGCAAGAGGTCTTGCATGCCCACAGCCCGTAATATTAGCTAAAAAGGCAATTGAGGATTGTGATACTGTGGTTGTTATTGTCGACAATTCAGCAGCGATTGAGAACGTTACACGAATGGCTGAAAGTGGGGGATATGATGTGAATATCGAAAGGAAGCAGGAGGATACGCATATACACATCAAGAGGAAGTCAAAAGGGATTTCAGAATCGAATGAAAAATCTATTCAAGGATCGAACTCTGGTTCTGTTGTGATAGTTATATCAGAGGATAGGATGGGAAGAGGCGATGAGCAACTGGGCTATATCTTAATAAGGAGCTTTATCCATACTTTGATTGAGGCTTCATCAAGGCCAAATGTATTAATATTTTTTAATTCTGGAGTTAAGCTTACTATTAAAGATTCGGAGGTTATTGAGGATCTACAGATATTGGAATCTAATGGAGTAGACATCCTGGTTTGCGGAACCTGTTTGAATTATTTTAAACTAACCGATGAAATTGCCGCAGGACAGGTATCAAACATGTACGATATTACAGAAGCCATGCTTGGTGCAGGAAGGTTGGTTACTGTATGA
- a CDS encoding phosphomannose isomerase type II C-terminal cupin domain: MNLKLVYKEIINLRKREGHRPWGFYEVLSDKEDHKVKRITVYPGKRLSLQRHKHRSEHWHVVDGAGLVTLNDRDVDISGGESVDIGKETLHRIKNIGDSNLVFIEVQRGDYFGEDDIERFEDDFGRA, translated from the coding sequence ATGAACCTCAAATTAGTTTATAAAGAAATAATTAATCTTCGAAAACGGGAAGGACATAGACCATGGGGATTTTATGAAGTGCTTTCAGACAAGGAGGATCATAAGGTTAAGCGAATAACCGTATATCCTGGGAAGCGGTTAAGCTTGCAAAGGCACAAGCATAGGTCGGAGCACTGGCATGTGGTTGATGGAGCTGGGCTGGTCACATTAAATGATAGGGATGTTGATATATCTGGCGGCGAATCTGTTGATATTGGCAAAGAGACACTTCACAGGATTAAGAATATTGGGGATAGCAATCTCGTATTCATAGAGGTACAGCGAGGGGATTATTTTGGTGAGGATGATATCGAGCGATTCGAGGATGATTTTGGGAGGGCGTAA
- a CDS encoding aminotransferase class V-fold PLP-dependent enzyme produces MGIIYLDNAATSWPKPEEVLNAMDNFSRNIGANPGRSGHRLSINAGRVIFETRESLAELLNIDDPLRIIFTKNATYALNIAIFGLLKAGDHAITSSMEHNSVMRPLREMERRGVELSVVECSPNGELDPQDIKSSIKNNTRAIYLTHASNVTGTIMPIAEVAQIAKEYDLIFCIDAAQTAGAIQIDVKDMMIDLLAFSGHKSFFGPQGTGGLFIGKDLEKEINTLEVGGTGSRSELEEQPDFLPDKYESGTPNTIGLAGLFAGVSYVLNIGIDKIRDLEMRLADKFIDGLISIPGVTLYGTKDASKQTSVVSFNIDGIDPSELAFEFDEKYNIMVRPGLHCAPSAHRTIGTYPKGTIRFSFGYFNTIEHVDFALEAIKKYTTMHK; encoded by the coding sequence ATGGGTATCATTTATCTCGACAATGCCGCCACATCCTGGCCCAAACCTGAAGAGGTCCTAAACGCAATGGACAATTTTAGTCGTAACATAGGCGCAAATCCAGGCAGGTCTGGCCACAGATTATCCATTAACGCAGGCAGAGTGATATTTGAGACTAGAGAGAGCCTTGCTGAGCTTCTAAACATTGATGATCCCTTACGCATAATCTTCACGAAAAATGCTACCTATGCTCTCAACATCGCAATATTTGGATTGTTAAAAGCCGGAGATCATGCAATTACATCGAGCATGGAACATAACTCTGTGATGAGGCCACTCCGGGAGATGGAGCGAAGGGGGGTAGAGCTATCAGTTGTTGAATGCTCTCCAAATGGAGAACTGGATCCTCAGGATATTAAATCATCTATTAAGAATAATACAAGGGCAATCTACTTAACCCACGCATCAAATGTTACAGGTACTATTATGCCCATTGCGGAAGTGGCTCAAATCGCTAAAGAATATGATTTAATATTTTGTATTGACGCTGCTCAGACTGCCGGCGCCATACAGATTGATGTAAAAGATATGATGATCGATCTTCTCGCATTCTCTGGTCATAAATCTTTTTTCGGTCCACAGGGAACCGGCGGCCTGTTTATTGGCAAAGATTTAGAAAAAGAGATAAATACATTGGAAGTAGGCGGCACCGGCAGCAGATCCGAACTTGAAGAACAACCGGATTTTCTACCAGATAAATATGAATCTGGCACACCGAATACTATAGGTCTTGCCGGACTTTTCGCTGGTGTTAGTTATGTTCTTAATATAGGGATAGATAAGATTAGGGACTTGGAAATGAGGCTTGCTGACAAGTTTATAGATGGACTAATTTCTATTCCCGGAGTGACATTATACGGAACGAAGGATGCATCAAAACAAACAAGTGTTGTCTCTTTTAATATAGATGGCATTGATCCTTCAGAATTGGCTTTTGAATTCGATGAGAAATACAACATTATGGTTAGACCGGGTCTTCACTGCGCCCCGTCAGCCCATAGAACTATTGGCACATATCCTAAAGGCACAATCAGATTCAGCTTTGGATATTTCAATACCATTGAACATGTGGATTTCGCCTTAGAAGCAATTAAAAAATATACAACTATGCATAAATAA
- a CDS encoding DegT/DnrJ/EryC1/StrS family aminotransferase encodes MKFVGIEIQQNRIRDSIEEHIKRVLKHGRYINGPEVKELEEQLSSYVNVQYALGVSSGTDALLMSLMAFDIDPGDGIFTTSFSFIASVEMVHLLKATPILIDIDPHTFNIDTQKLEQTIKRTIKENKIRPRGIISVDLFGQTADYDEINRIAKKYHLFVIEDAAQSFGASYKGEKACSLADVATTSFYPTKPLGCYGDGGMIFTNNKALYKKLISIREHGQGKDQYDNVRIGINGRLDTIQASILLTKLKLLDEEMNMRQRVAERYNKLLKDLVEVPYVRDCNRPAWALYSVMHPKRDEIINILKSKGIPTMIYYPKPLHLQRVFQNSGYREGDFSVSEEIAKRIFSLPMHPYLQEKEQEEICRSLNDLN; translated from the coding sequence ATGAAATTCGTAGGAATAGAAATCCAACAAAATAGAATTAGGGACAGCATTGAAGAGCATATAAAACGAGTCCTAAAACATGGAAGGTATATAAATGGACCGGAAGTGAAGGAACTTGAAGAACAGCTTTCGAGTTATGTTAATGTACAATACGCACTGGGCGTTTCAAGCGGAACAGATGCCCTTCTTATGAGCCTCATGGCTTTTGACATTGATCCTGGTGATGGAATATTCACAACCTCATTCTCCTTCATCGCATCCGTTGAAATGGTTCATTTGTTAAAAGCGACCCCCATTCTCATTGATATCGATCCTCATACATTTAACATTGATACCCAAAAACTCGAACAGACTATTAAGAGAACCATAAAGGAGAACAAGATCAGACCAAGGGGTATAATCTCTGTTGATCTATTTGGGCAGACCGCTGATTACGATGAGATAAACAGAATTGCAAAGAAATATCACCTCTTTGTCATTGAGGATGCTGCACAGAGTTTTGGCGCGTCATATAAGGGAGAAAAAGCCTGTTCCCTTGCTGATGTTGCAACAACAAGCTTTTATCCTACAAAACCTCTCGGTTGCTATGGTGATGGAGGCATGATATTTACCAATAATAAAGCACTCTACAAAAAGCTCATCTCAATAAGGGAGCATGGACAAGGTAAAGACCAGTATGATAATGTTAGAATTGGAATAAATGGCAGGCTTGACACAATCCAGGCTTCAATACTACTTACAAAACTGAAGCTCCTGGATGAAGAGATGAATATGAGACAGAGGGTGGCAGAGAGATACAATAAATTGTTGAAAGATTTAGTAGAGGTGCCTTATGTTAGAGATTGCAATAGACCAGCCTGGGCGTTGTATTCAGTAATGCATCCTAAAAGGGATGAAATAATCAATATACTAAAAAGCAAGGGAATTCCTACAATGATATACTACCCGAAGCCCCTTCATCTTCAGCGGGTATTCCAAAACTCTGGTTATAGAGAGGGTGACTTTTCAGTAAGTGAAGAGATTGCCAAAAGGATATTCAGCCTCCCAATGCATCCCTATCTACAGGAGAAGGAGCAGGAGGAGATATGTCGATCTTTAAATGACCTAAATTGA
- a CDS encoding DUF3343 domain-containing protein, protein MIDSNDYYVVLFDSVNHAMKSEKILKSAGIPHKIIPVPRHLGSNCGICIRFLHQHRMEVENELVGKIEFYDISHL, encoded by the coding sequence ATGATAGATTCAAATGACTATTACGTTGTATTGTTTGATTCTGTTAACCATGCCATGAAATCGGAAAAGATACTAAAATCAGCAGGCATACCGCATAAGATAATTCCCGTTCCGCGACATTTAGGATCTAATTGCGGTATATGCATTCGTTTCCTACATCAGCATAGGATGGAGGTTGAGAATGAGTTAGTTGGCAAAATAGAATTTTATGATATCAGTCATTTATAG